The genomic window CTGCTCGTGGGATAGCAGCGGCACTCGGCCAATGTCCCGCAGGTAGCTGCGCACTAGGTCGCCGTCGGCCGCGGGCATGGAGCGGGCAGCCTTGTCGGGAGCAGCTGCGCTGGGTGCAGTAGCGATGGCGACGACCACGGCGTTGGGGCTTTGAAGATGTGTAAAGCCTAACCTGAAGAAGTGTTAACTCCTCTCAGAAACCCCAAAACTGCGGCGACAGCTCAAGCCACTCCAAGTAGCCACCTAGCCAGGCGCGGCGCGTTGCAGCAGCCAGGAGGCGGTTTGCAGGTAGATGAACACCCCAGCGACGTCGGTAGCGGTGGCAATAAAAGGGGCTGACATCAAGGCCGGATCCAGGCCTAGACGGTCAAACAGAAGCGGCAGCGCCGCGCCGGCCGTTGCAGCGAGGGTGGTGATCGCCACCAGGCTCAGGCCGGCGGCCATAGCCACTACCCAGCTGCCTGCCACGTAGGCAGCCCACGGCACCACCGCCAGCACCATCAACAAGCCCAGCAGGGCGCCGGCCACAGCCTCGCGCCAAATCGCCCGCCAGGCGCCCATCGCCTGAATGCGCTGGGTGCTCAGGCCCCGAATCACCACGGTGGAGCTCTGGGCTCCCACATTGCCGCCGGTGCCGATCAGCAGCGGAATAAAGGCGGCGAGCACCACCACCTGCTTGAGCACCAGCTCCTGGGAAGCGATCACCGCCGAGGTGCCGCTGTTGGCCACCAGCAGCACCAGCAGCCACACCACCCGGCGCCGCGCCACGGTGAACAGATTGCTTTGGAAGTAGTCGTCTTCATCGCCAGCCTGCACGGCGCCGGCGGCATAAAGGTCGCGGGTTGCCTCCTGCTCGATCACGTCGATGACGTCGTCCACGGTGACGATCCCCACCAGCCGCTGCTCCCGGTCCACCACCGGCACGGCCAGGAAGTCGTAGCGCTGGATGGCGCGCGCCACCTCCTCCTGGTCGGTGTCGGTGCCGACGCTCACCACATCGCGGGTCATCAGATCGCCGATGCGCGCCTCGGGGTCGGCTGTGACCAGATCGCGCAGCGACAGGATGCCGGTGAGGTGACGGGACCCATCAGTGACGTAGAGGGAGTAGATGGTTTCGGTGTCGCGGGCGCGGCGGCGCACTATCGCCAGGGCTTGGTCGGCGCTGTGAAACTCCTTGAGGTCGACGAATTCGGTGGTCATCAGCCGGCCCGCCGTCTCGCTCTCATAGCCAAGAAGTTGGGCCGTGACCCGCCGCTCCGCTGGACTGAGTTCAGCC from Cyanobium sp. Tous-M-B4 includes these protein-coding regions:
- the mgtE gene encoding magnesium transporter translates to MSEANGIQVAEVVAQQLESLLEAGNYDGAKLLLGPVQEVDAAEAIGSLPRTLQALAFRLLPKDEAIEVYEYLDAAVQQTLLERLRSGEVLELVEEMSPDDRVRLFDELPAKVVRRLLAELSPAERRVTAQLLGYESETAGRLMTTEFVDLKEFHSADQALAIVRRRARDTETIYSLYVTDGSRHLTGILSLRDLVTADPEARIGDLMTRDVVSVGTDTDQEEVARAIQRYDFLAVPVVDREQRLVGIVTVDDVIDVIEQEATRDLYAAGAVQAGDEDDYFQSNLFTVARRRVVWLLVLLVANSGTSAVIASQELVLKQVVVLAAFIPLLIGTGGNVGAQSSTVVIRGLSTQRIQAMGAWRAIWREAVAGALLGLLMVLAVVPWAAYVAGSWVVAMAAGLSLVAITTLAATAGAALPLLFDRLGLDPALMSAPFIATATDVAGVFIYLQTASWLLQRAAPG